A genomic window from Aquitalea aquatilis includes:
- a CDS encoding HAD family hydrolase: MLAIFDLDDTLTDGDSSSLWLQFMVEHGLAAADMLPREAELMAAYRRGELRMEDYMEFTLQPMQGRSMADMAEWVERFIADKIAPIVFPAARETLARYKAEGRTLLVISATGEHLVGPISRFLGADDFLAICLETHDGCYTGRTHSVLTYQHGKVLRLQDWLTQHGAALAGSHGYSDSINDVPLLQAVEQAHTVNADPKLAAVAAQHGWTQLNWQR; this comes from the coding sequence ATGCTGGCCATTTTTGATCTGGACGACACCCTGACTGACGGCGACAGCTCCAGCCTGTGGCTGCAATTCATGGTGGAACACGGCCTGGCCGCTGCCGACATGCTGCCGCGCGAGGCCGAGCTGATGGCAGCCTACCGCCGTGGCGAACTGCGCATGGAAGACTATATGGAATTCACCCTGCAGCCGATGCAGGGCCGCAGCATGGCGGACATGGCCGAGTGGGTGGAACGCTTCATCGCCGACAAGATCGCGCCCATCGTCTTTCCGGCCGCGCGGGAAACACTGGCGCGCTACAAGGCGGAGGGGCGCACCCTGCTGGTGATTTCTGCCACTGGCGAGCATCTGGTGGGGCCGATTTCACGCTTTCTGGGGGCGGACGACTTTCTGGCCATCTGCCTGGAAACCCACGATGGCTGCTATACCGGCCGCACCCATAGCGTGCTGACCTATCAACACGGCAAGGTGCTGCGCCTGCAAGACTGGCTGACGCAGCACGGGGCTGCGTTGGCAGGCAGCCATGGCTATAGCGACTCCATCAACGATGTGCCGCTGCTGCAGGCAGTGGAACAGGCCCATACCGTGAATGCCGACCCGAAACTGGCGGCAGTGGCTGCCCAGCACGGCTGGACCCAGCTGAACTGGCAGCGCTGA
- a CDS encoding ABC transporter permease, whose amino-acid sequence MKSTSRLGAWVAIAIGTLYFVLPLIATFEFSLKMNRDGYSFEAYKVVLADPGFQATFGYSTLMAVLTIIVGILLVVPTAYWIQLKLPRLRPLVEFITLLPLVIPAIVIVFGYLKLYNSSSWLPLTGNERATDLLLMCSYVTLALPYLYRSVDAGLRAIDVRTLTEAAESLGASWPSILLQVIFPNVKSAILSGAFLTFAVVIGEFTMASLLGRPAFGPYLQLIGANRAYEPSALAIIAFMVTWASMGLIQVFARNARPARKTA is encoded by the coding sequence ATGAAATCGACATCCCGACTGGGCGCCTGGGTGGCCATTGCCATCGGCACCCTCTACTTTGTACTGCCGCTGATCGCTACCTTCGAATTCAGCCTGAAGATGAACCGCGACGGCTACAGCTTCGAGGCCTACAAGGTGGTGCTGGCCGACCCCGGCTTTCAGGCTACCTTTGGCTATTCCACGCTGATGGCGGTGCTCACCATCATCGTCGGCATCCTGCTGGTGGTGCCCACCGCTTACTGGATTCAGCTGAAACTGCCACGGCTGCGGCCGCTGGTGGAGTTCATCACCCTGCTGCCGCTGGTGATTCCGGCCATCGTCATCGTGTTTGGCTACCTCAAGCTGTACAACAGCAGCTCCTGGCTGCCGCTGACCGGCAACGAGCGCGCCACCGACCTGCTGCTGATGTGCAGCTATGTCACGCTGGCGCTGCCCTATCTGTACCGCTCCGTCGATGCCGGCCTCAGGGCCATCGACGTGCGCACGCTGACCGAAGCGGCCGAGAGCCTGGGTGCCAGCTGGCCCAGCATCCTGCTGCAGGTGATCTTTCCCAATGTGAAATCGGCCATCCTGTCCGGCGCCTTTCTCACCTTTGCGGTAGTGATTGGCGAATTCACCATGGCCAGCCTGCTGGGCCGCCCGGCCTTCGGCCCCTATCTGCAGCTGATTGGTGCCAACCGGGCTTACGAGCCTTCGGCGCTGGCCATCATCGCCTTCATGGTGACCTGGGCCTCGATGGGGCTGATCCAGGTATTCGCCCGCAATGCCCGCCCGGCCCGCAAGACGGCCTGA
- the pbpC gene encoding penicillin-binding protein 1C: MASKGGRGALLLAALLLSGPCLALPGFAQVKAAWRSSDVIVQDRHGQPLQRWRVDKQGRRQDWVSLVDTSPALRQALVLSEDKRFYQHSGVDWSGVAAAAWGNLWNTRTRGASTLTMQLAGLLDQQLKAGRNGRSLWQKMGQSWSAAELEQHWSKAEILEAYLNLVAFRGELVGLSALSSTLFGKLPSGLNQEESAITVALIRAPNAAVEKVSARACQLLHDLGQSARCDVVAIHTSQALARSRAANPQAEQDAPHFTRKLLQRQPMAQGGVVRSTLDQPLQRYATSVLRRQLAALAQRNVQDGALVVLDNASGDILAWVGSSGAALSSAAEVDGVTALRQAGSTLKPFLYQLALQRRYLTAASLLNDSPLDLQTGSGLYAPQNYAKDFKGLVSARTALAASLNVPAVRVIKMVGPQALRDRLTQLGLSSLQQDGEYYGYSLALGAADIRLLELANAYRTLANQGRASALRWTMADPPPRWQRQLDAASSFIIADILSDRTARARTFGLDSVLSTRYWSAVKTGTSKDMRDNWAVGFSRQFTVASWVGNSNGEPMWDVSGMHGAAPIWMAVLDKAQSSTGPSLPPSVPAGVVRQLVRYRGGEEAERQEWFLAGSQRSLIESADSKATAQSPGIVSPLDGSIFAIDPDIPPANQRLLLRARGVVAAQWWLDGKWLGKGAALRWFPWPGRHRLELRDGKGNKVEAVGFEVRGAMLKPPARPPGRSTPPGMPH, encoded by the coding sequence ATGGCCAGTAAGGGAGGGCGTGGCGCGCTGTTGCTGGCGGCGCTGCTGTTGAGCGGCCCCTGCCTGGCGCTGCCCGGCTTTGCGCAAGTGAAGGCGGCATGGCGCTCGTCGGATGTCATCGTGCAAGACCGCCACGGCCAGCCGCTGCAGCGCTGGCGGGTGGACAAGCAGGGGCGGCGACAGGACTGGGTCAGCCTGGTCGATACCTCGCCGGCCTTGCGTCAGGCGCTGGTGCTGTCGGAAGACAAACGCTTCTACCAGCACAGCGGGGTGGACTGGTCCGGGGTGGCTGCCGCGGCCTGGGGCAATCTGTGGAATACCCGTACCCGTGGTGCCTCCACCCTCACCATGCAGCTGGCCGGCTTGCTGGATCAGCAACTCAAGGCCGGGCGCAATGGCCGCAGCCTGTGGCAGAAAATGGGCCAGAGCTGGTCTGCCGCCGAACTGGAACAGCACTGGAGCAAGGCGGAAATCCTGGAGGCTTACCTGAATCTGGTGGCCTTCCGTGGCGAGCTGGTCGGCCTGTCTGCCTTGTCGTCCACTCTGTTTGGCAAGCTGCCTTCCGGGCTGAACCAGGAAGAATCCGCCATCACCGTGGCGCTGATCCGCGCCCCGAATGCAGCAGTGGAAAAGGTGTCGGCCCGCGCCTGCCAGCTGCTGCACGATCTGGGCCAGTCAGCACGTTGCGATGTGGTGGCCATCCATACCAGCCAGGCGCTGGCGCGCAGCCGCGCCGCCAATCCGCAGGCCGAGCAGGACGCGCCGCACTTTACCCGCAAGCTGTTGCAGCGCCAGCCCATGGCGCAGGGCGGGGTGGTGCGCAGCACGCTGGACCAGCCCCTGCAGCGTTATGCCACTAGCGTGCTGCGCCGGCAATTGGCCGCACTGGCGCAGCGCAATGTGCAGGATGGTGCGCTGGTGGTGCTGGACAATGCCAGCGGCGACATCCTGGCCTGGGTGGGTTCCAGCGGTGCCGCGCTGTCCAGTGCGGCCGAGGTGGATGGCGTCACGGCGCTGCGCCAGGCCGGTTCCACCCTGAAGCCCTTTCTGTATCAGCTGGCCTTGCAGCGTCGTTATTTGACTGCGGCCTCCTTGCTCAATGACAGCCCGCTGGATTTGCAGACCGGCAGCGGCTTGTATGCTCCGCAGAATTACGCCAAGGATTTCAAGGGTCTGGTGTCGGCGCGCACCGCGCTGGCGGCCTCGCTGAATGTGCCGGCAGTGCGGGTGATCAAAATGGTCGGGCCGCAGGCGCTGCGCGACCGTTTGACGCAGCTGGGGCTGAGCAGCCTGCAACAGGACGGCGAGTATTACGGCTACAGCCTGGCGCTGGGGGCGGCCGACATCCGCCTGCTGGAACTGGCCAATGCCTACCGCACCCTGGCCAACCAGGGGCGTGCCTCGGCATTGCGCTGGACCATGGCCGATCCGCCGCCGCGCTGGCAGCGGCAGCTGGATGCCGCCAGCAGCTTCATCATTGCCGACATCCTGTCCGACCGCACCGCCCGCGCGCGCACTTTTGGTCTGGACAGCGTGCTGTCCACCCGCTACTGGAGCGCGGTGAAAACCGGCACCAGCAAGGACATGCGCGATAACTGGGCGGTGGGTTTCTCGCGCCAGTTCACCGTGGCCAGCTGGGTGGGCAACAGCAATGGCGAACCGATGTGGGATGTGTCCGGCATGCATGGTGCCGCACCAATCTGGATGGCCGTGCTGGACAAGGCGCAAAGCAGCACCGGGCCATCGCTGCCACCGTCAGTGCCGGCCGGCGTGGTGCGTCAGTTGGTACGTTACCGTGGTGGCGAGGAGGCCGAGCGCCAGGAGTGGTTTCTGGCGGGCAGCCAGCGCAGCCTGATCGAGAGCGCGGACAGCAAGGCCACGGCGCAAAGCCCGGGCATCGTGTCCCCGCTGGATGGCAGCATTTTTGCCATCGATCCGGATATTCCACCGGCCAATCAACGGCTGCTGCTGCGCGCTCGTGGTGTGGTGGCGGCACAGTGGTGGCTGGATGGCAAATGGCTGGGCAAGGGCGCGGCCTTGCGCTGGTTTCCCTGGCCGGGCCGGCACCGGCTGGAGCTGCGCGATGGCAAGGGCAACAAGGTGGAGGCCGTCGGCTTCGAGGTGCGGGGTGCCATGCTCAAGCCGCCAGCCCGGCCGCCGGGGCGCAGCACGCCCCCCGGCATGCCGCACTAG
- a CDS encoding ABC transporter ATP-binding protein, which translates to MAYLTINNLHKRFDDHVVVHDFNMSIEQGEFVTFLGPSGCGKTTVLRMIAGFETPTSGRICVGGEDITHQAAQKRGIGMVFQSYALFPNMNVTQNIGFGLKMRKCPADDIKRKVAEVIKLVELSGKESHYPHELSGGQRQRVALARALVVEPRILLLDEPLSALDARIRKNLREQIRDIQRRLGLTTIFVTHDQEEALTMSDRIFVMNQGKVEQEGRAEIVYTEPATEFVARFMGNYNLLGAADTNRLLGLNISGHLAIRPESIHVLDGHSQQDGTLAGTIRQHQLLGNIIRYQIESAGITLQVDRLNRTASDLMPAGTEVRLQISRDDMREVR; encoded by the coding sequence ATGGCCTATCTCACCATCAATAATCTGCACAAGCGCTTCGACGACCACGTCGTGGTGCACGACTTCAACATGAGTATCGAACAGGGCGAGTTCGTGACTTTCCTCGGCCCCTCCGGCTGTGGCAAGACCACGGTACTGCGCATGATCGCCGGCTTTGAAACCCCTACCTCCGGCCGCATCTGCGTCGGCGGCGAGGACATCACCCACCAGGCCGCACAAAAGCGCGGCATCGGCATGGTGTTCCAGAGCTATGCGCTGTTTCCCAATATGAACGTGACGCAGAACATCGGCTTTGGCCTGAAAATGCGCAAATGCCCGGCCGATGACATCAAGCGCAAGGTGGCCGAGGTCATCAAGCTGGTGGAGCTGTCCGGCAAGGAGAGCCACTACCCGCACGAATTGTCCGGCGGCCAGCGTCAGCGGGTGGCACTGGCGCGCGCGCTAGTGGTGGAGCCACGCATCCTGCTACTGGACGAACCCTTGTCGGCACTGGACGCTCGCATCCGCAAAAACCTGCGCGAGCAGATCCGCGACATCCAGCGCCGCCTTGGCCTGACCACCATTTTCGTCACCCACGATCAGGAAGAAGCGCTCACCATGTCCGACCGCATCTTCGTGATGAACCAGGGCAAGGTGGAGCAGGAAGGCCGCGCCGAAATCGTCTACACCGAACCGGCCACCGAGTTTGTCGCCCGCTTCATGGGCAATTACAACCTGCTGGGCGCTGCCGACACCAACCGCCTGCTGGGGCTGAACATCAGCGGCCACCTGGCCATCCGCCCGGAATCCATTCACGTGCTGGACGGCCACAGCCAGCAGGATGGCACCCTGGCCGGCACCATCCGCCAGCACCAGCTGCTGGGCAATATCATCCGCTACCAGATTGAAAGCGCCGGCATCACCCTGCAGGTAGACCGGCTGAACCGCACGGCCAGCGACCTGATGCCCGCCGGCACCGAAGTCAGGCTGCAAATCAGCCGCGACGACATGCGCGAGGTACGCTGA
- a CDS encoding ABC transporter permease: MSTSPDSLTHHPEPGTGQIRKGLTLSSLNWLGVAPFFLFALLFLILPTATLMIGAFQDADGHFTLGNIAKLFDDSILSAYWISFEVSAASALGGTVIGLALALAAIQGGLPQWIRPTLMTFSGVASNFAGIPLSFAFLSTLGRMGLVTVLLRNYADIDLYGSGFSILSFLGLTLTYLYFQIPLMVLIVTPAIDGLRAEWREACESLGGSSVAYWWHIALPILWPSIMGSALLLFANAFGAVATAYALTGSSLNIVPILLYAQIRGDVLHDQNLGYALALGMIVVTGLSNAGYIWLRSRAERGRE; encoded by the coding sequence ATGAGTACTTCACCCGATTCCCTCACCCACCATCCCGAGCCCGGGACAGGCCAGATCCGCAAGGGCCTGACGCTGTCTTCGCTCAACTGGCTGGGCGTGGCACCGTTTTTCCTGTTTGCATTGCTGTTTCTGATCCTGCCCACCGCCACGCTGATGATAGGCGCGTTTCAGGATGCCGACGGCCATTTCACCCTGGGCAATATCGCCAAACTGTTCGACGACAGCATTCTGTCGGCCTACTGGATCAGTTTTGAAGTCAGCGCTGCCTCGGCGCTGGGCGGCACGGTAATCGGTCTGGCGCTGGCGCTGGCCGCCATTCAGGGCGGCCTGCCGCAATGGATACGCCCCACGCTGATGACCTTTTCCGGCGTGGCTTCCAACTTTGCCGGCATTCCCCTGTCTTTCGCCTTCCTGTCCACCCTGGGCCGCATGGGCCTGGTGACGGTATTGCTGCGCAACTATGCCGACATTGACCTCTACGGCAGCGGTTTTTCCATTCTCAGTTTTCTGGGCCTCACGCTGACCTACCTGTACTTCCAGATTCCCCTGATGGTGCTGATCGTCACCCCGGCCATCGATGGCCTGCGTGCCGAATGGCGCGAAGCCTGCGAAAGCCTGGGCGGCAGCAGCGTGGCCTACTGGTGGCATATTGCCCTGCCCATTCTGTGGCCCAGCATCATGGGCTCGGCGCTGTTGCTGTTTGCCAATGCCTTTGGCGCGGTGGCCACGGCCTATGCGCTCACCGGCAGCTCGCTCAACATCGTGCCCATCCTGCTGTATGCGCAGATTCGCGGCGACGTGCTGCACGACCAGAACCTGGGCTACGCCCTGGCTCTGGGCATGATCGTGGTGACCGGCCTGTCCAATGCCGGCTATATCTGGCTGCGCAGCCGCGCCGAAAGGGGGCGTGAATGA